The following are encoded together in the Astyanax mexicanus isolate ESR-SI-001 chromosome 8, AstMex3_surface, whole genome shotgun sequence genome:
- the LOC103038504 gene encoding prostaglandin reductase 1, translating to MVKAKVWILRKHFDGFPKESDFQMKEETLPEVKDGEVMLEAIFLSLDPYMRAVSKALMKEGDVQLGAQVAKVIQSKNRAYPVGCYVLAPCGWRTHTVTNGKAIFGQNMARVLPDWPKDIPLSMAIGALGMPGLTALYGLEEVLQVKPGEIVLVSAAAGAVGTMVGQICKIKGCKVVGSAGSEEKMAYLKELGFDHVFNYRTVSSLDEALKEASPEGYDCYFENVGGPFFTAALNQMRIGGRIAVCGAISLYNATTPQMCPYPHMTLLSRKIRIEGFQVDQWPDKDEASIRRLVKWMKEGKIKAKEKITEGFENMPAAFIRMLKGTDLGKAVVKV from the exons ATGGTTAAAGCAAAGGTCTGGATCCTGAGGAAGCATTTCGATGGATTTCCAAAGGAAAGTGACTTTCAGATGAAAGAGGAGACCCTTCCTGAGGTCAAAGATGGAG aggTCATGCTGGAAGCAATCTTCCTCAGTCTTGATCCATATATGAG ggCTGTGAGTAAGGCACTAATGAAAGAAGGTGATGTTCAGTTAGGAGCTCAGGTGGCCAA GGTGATTCAGAGTAAGAATCGGGCGTATCCTGTGGGCTGTTACGTGCTTGCTCCATGTGGATGGAGGACACACACTGTGACCAATGGAAAAGCAATCTTTGGTCAGAACATGGCTCGTGTTCTTCCTGATTGGCCCAAAGACATTCCACTTTCAATGGCTATTGGTGCTCTAGGGATGCCTGG TCTGACGGCTCTGTACGGTCTGGAGGAGGTGCTGCAGGTGAAGCCGGGTGAGATTGTGCTGGTGAGCGCAGCAGCAGGAGCCGTGGGCACCATGGTGGGGCAGATCTGTAAGATTAAAGGCTGTAAAGTGGTGGGATCTGCAGGAAGTGAAGAAAAAATGGCCTATCTGAAAGAGCTTGGATTTGACCACGTCTTTAACTACAGAACTGTGTCTTCTCTGGATGAAGCACTGAAGGAGGCGTCACCTGAGGGATACGACTGCTACTTTGAAAAT GTGGGAGGGCCATTCTTCACTGCAGCTCTGAATCAGATGAGGATTGGGGGACGCATTGCTGTGTGTGGAGCAATCTCACTGTACAATGCCACCACACCTCAGATGT GTCCATACCCCCACATGACTCTACTGTCCCGCAAAATTAGAATAGAGGGCTTCCAAGTCGATCAGTGGCCCGATAAGGACGAGGCGTCTATCAGAAGATTGGTCAAGTGGATGAAGGAG GGGAAGATAAAGGCAAAGGAAAAAATCACTGAAGGCTTTGAGAACATGCCCGCTGCATTTATCCGCATGCTGAAAGGAACAGACCTGGGAAAAGCTGTCGTTAAAGTGTAG
- the LOC103040054 gene encoding prostaglandin reductase 1, whose amino-acid sequence MVKAKVWILRKHFDGFPKDSDFEMKEEELPEVKDGEVMLETIFLSLDAYMRALSKALINEGDVQFGGQVAKVIQSKNPAYPVGCYVLAPCGWRTHSVTNGNGLFGQIMTRVLPDWPQDISLSMSLGALGMTGLTALYGVEEVLQVKPGEIVLVSGAAGAVGTMVGQICKMKGCKVVGSAGSEEKVSFLKEVGFDHVFNYRTVSSLDEALKEASPEGYDCYFENVGGPFFTAALNQMKMEGRIAVCGAISLYNDNTPQMCPYPHMALLTRRLKIQGFQANQWPEKDEASTRRLVAWMKEGKIKAKEKITEGFENTPAAFIRMLKGTDLGKALVKV is encoded by the exons ATGGTTAAAGCAAAGGTCTGGATCCTGAGGAAGCATTTCGATGGATTTCCAAAGGACAGTGACTTTGAAATGAAAGAGGAGGAACTACCTGAGGTCAAGGATGGAG aggTCATGCTGGAGACAATCTTCCTCAGTCTTGATGCATATATGAG GGCTTTGAGCAAGGCACTAATAAACGAAGGTGATGTGCAGTTCGGGGGTCAGGTGGCCAA GGTGATTCAGAGTAAGAATCCAGCGTATCCTGTGGGCTGTTACGTGCTGGCTCCATGTGGGTGGAGGACGCACAGTGTGACCAATGGAAACGGATTATTTGGCCAGATCATGACTCGTGTTCTTCCTGATTGGCCCCAAGACATTTCACTGTCAATGTCCCTTGGTGCCCTAGGGATGACTGG TCTGACGGCTCTGTACGGTGTGGAGGAGGTGCTGCAGGTGAAGCCGGGTGAGATTGTGCTGGTGAGCGGAGCAGCAGGAGCCGTGGGCACCATGGTGGGACAGATCTGTAAGATGAAGGGCTGTAAGGTGGTGGGATCTGCAGGAAGTGAAGAAAAGGTGTCCTTTCTGAAAGAGGTGGGCTTTGACCACGTCTTTAACTACAGAACTGTATCTTCCCTGGATGAGGCACTGAAGGAGGCGTCACCCGAGGGATACGACTGCTACTTTGAAAAT GTGGGAGGACCATTCTTCACTGCAGCCCTGAATCAGATGAAGATGGAGGGACGCATTGCTGTGTGTGGAGCAATCTCACTGTACAATGACAACACGCCACAGATGT GTCCATACCCCCAcatggccctgctaacccgcaGACTTAAAATACAGGGCTTCCAAGCCAATCAGTGGCCTGAAAAAGACGAGGCATCAACCAGACGACTGGTCGCATGGATGAAGGAG GGTAAGATAAAGGCGAAGGAAAAAATCACTGAGGGCTTTGAGAACACCCCCGCCGCCTTCATCCGCATGCTGAAAGGGACAGACCTGGGAAAAGCTCTTGTTAAAGTGTAG
- the LOC103042301 gene encoding prostaglandin reductase 1, translating to MVQAKTWNLKQHFEGFPKNSDFELRQIQLPEPQNGEVLLEAVFLSVDPYMRPYSRVQMKPGDVMIGAQVAKVIQSKNPAFPVGCHVVGQCGWRTHTISDGTGLTRIIAAWPQDVPLSLALGGLGMPGLTALYGLEEVLTIKPGETVLVNAAAGAVGTVVGQIAKLKGCKVVGSVGSDAKVSYLKELGFDHVFNYKTVSSLEEALKKASPDGYDCYFENVGGDFFSAALPQMKMFGRIAVCGGISQYNDKEPQTGPYPHMSMIFKQLKMEGFLVRRWENKNEESLIRMLTWVKQGKLKCKEHVTTGFENMPAAFMGMLQGDNTGKAVIKV from the exons ATGGTTCAAGCCAAGACCTGGAATCTGAAGCAGCACTTTGAGGGTTTTCCTAAAAACAGTGACTTTGAGCTGAGGCAGATACAGCTCCCAGAACCCCAAAATGGAG AAGTGCTTTTGGAAGCAGTGTTTCTGAGTGTGGATCCCTACATGAG aCCTTACAGTCGCGTGCAAATGAAGCCAGGAGATGTGATGATTGGAGCACAAGTGGCCAA AGTGATCCAAAGTAAAAATCCAGCATTCCCAGTGGGGTGTCATGTGGTTGGTCAGTGTGGATGGAGGACCCACACAATCTCGGATGGGACTGGTCTCACTCGGATCATTGCTGCCTGGCCTCAGGATgttcctctctcactcgctcttggAGGCCTTGGCATGCCAGG CTTGACCGCTCTGTATGGTTTAGAGGAGGTGTTGACCATTAAGCCAGGAGAGACGGTGCTGGTGaatgctgctgctggagctgtgGGGACTGTAGTGGGTCAGATCGCTAAACTGAAGGGCTGTAAGGTGGTGGGTTCAGTTGGGAGTGATGCTAAAGTGTCCTATCTGAAAGAACTGGGCTTTGACCACGTCTTTAACTACAAGACCGTGTCTTCTCTGGAGGAAGCACTGAAGAAGGCCTCACCTGATGGATATGACTGCTACTTTGAGAAT GTCGGTGGGGATTTCTTCAGCGCCGCTCTTCCTCAGATGAAAATGTTTGGGAGGATTGCTGTATGTGGAGGGATTTCCCAGTATAATGATAAAGAGCCTCAAACAG GTCCGTATCCACACATGAGTATGATCTTTAAGCAGTTAAAAATGGAGGGGTTCCTGGTGCGCAGATGGGAGAATAAGAATGAGGAGTCTCTGATAAGGATGCTCACCTGGGTGAAGCAG GGGAAGTTGAAATGTAAAGAGCATGTGACCACTGGCTTTGAAAACATGCCTGCAGCCTTTATGGGGATGCTACAGGGAGATAACACAGGGAAGGCTGTCATTAAAGTCTGA